The Sediminicola sp. YIK13 genomic sequence GTTCAAATCCAAGTAGCAAGATATTGGAATTTAACCATATAAAAACCATTAAAATCAATAATCCTCCCAAAGCACCGTATAATTCATTATATCTGGAGATTTTCTCCACATAAACACCAAAAAGATATGAAGTCATCAAAAACAAAAGTGTGGTCATCAATGCCCCAGCTGAGAAAAATTTTGCTTCCTTGCCTTCAGCCGTACCAAAATAATACAAGATGGCCGTAGTTAAGTACGTCAACAAAGTGAAAAATAAAATTTTACCTACTTCCACCAAAAAGATATCGCCTTTATCAATCTCGTACCCTCTGGATCTGGCAGCCATATTTCCGAAATAATCCAAAATATAAAATTCAAAATAGATAAATACCACGGCCCCTACTATTAACATTACAGACAATATGACTCCTACCATTAAAGCGTAGGCATAAGACCTAAAAAAACTTCTTGTAAGGTTTACGTGATATGAATTTTCAAAGCCATCAAAAATGGCATTAACACCATTGGCCATCAAAAAAATGGAGATCAAAAATGCAGATGATAACAAACCTCCCTGTTTTTGGTCCTTGATCTGTTGATAGATCTCACTAAAATAATCTCCTGTAGCCGTAGGAAGAAAAGATTCCAAGAATACCAATAATTGCATGTCAAAATCGTTTTCACCCACACTTACCAGGGGAATTATAAACGGCACCAAGGTTACCAAAAAAATAAGCAGCGGAAAAAGGGCCATAAACAGACTAAAAGATATAGAACTGGCTCTTGTAGATAACGCTCCCCTGATGATTCCAAGAAAATACATCTCCACCAAGTCATAAAAGGAAAGGCCTTCGAATGCTGGAAGTTTAATTTGCTTGAAAAGAGCAACCATCCTGTTGATAACAGGGATCTTACTGAGTTTTCTCTCTATTTCTTCTGACATTTACAAGGCTTTAAGACTTAAGTCCATATTGTAAACGGAATGGGTCAGGGCACCTGAGGAAATAAAATCTACCCCACATTCTGCATACCTTCTAATGGTCTTCTCGTTAATGCCACCGGAAGACTCAGTTAAACAGCTATCCCCAATTAAATGTACTGCCTTTTTAGTATCCTCAAAATTGAAGTTATCCAACAGTATTCTATAAACACCTCCCGCAGCAAGTATTTCGGAGACTTCGTTCAAATCCCTTGCCTCTACAATAATCTTCAATTCTCTATTCGTATCGGTCAAATACTGCTTTGTTTTATTTATGGCATGGGTAATCCCTCCTGCAAAATCTATATGGTTGTCCTTCAACATAATCATATCATAAAGTGCAAACCTGTGGTTTTCTCCACCACCTATTTTTACAGCCCATTTTTCTGCGGCACGTAATCCTGGGGTGGTCTTACGGGTATCCAAGATCTTGGTTGTTGTGCCTTCCAATAACTTGACGAAAAAATTGGTCTTGGTCGCTATGGCACTCATACGCTGCATAGCATTGAGCACGAGGCGTTCTGCCTTTAGAATGCTTTGTGAACTACCGTTAACGTTGAACACAATATCGCCATATTTTACCCTCTCACCATCTGAAATAAAAGTTTCTACCTTCATTTCCTTGTCTACATATTGAAATACTTTTTTGGCAAATTCAACCCCGGCAATAATACCTTCATCCTTTACCAATAATTTTGCCTTTCCTTTAGCTGTACTTGGAATACAGGCCAGAGAACTATGATCGCCATCACCAACATCCTCCCGAATGGCATTACTTATTATCAAATCTATTTCGTGCTGAAATTGGGCTTCTGAAATCATAGTATTATTTTGATTCATGCTAATTTAGTAAAAACTAATCCCAAAATTGAAATGCGACATTGGTAAAGATATTTTTGGAAGTCTTAACTTTGGCGCATGACGATAAAACTTCTTGCCATAGGCAAAACGGATAGTACTCATTTACAGGAATTAATCGCTGAATACGAGCAAAGATTGAAGCACTATATTAAATTTGAGCTCGATATTGTCCCCGATATCAAAAATGTGAAAAACTTATCTGAAGTTCAACAAAAAGAGAAAGAAGGAGAAGCCATACTAAAAAGGTTACAACCTACAGATGTTCTGGTCTTGTTGGATGAACAGGGCAAACAGCATACCTCCATTGAATTTTCCAGCTATCTTCAAAAGAAAATGAATGCGGGGATCAAAAGGATGGTCATTGTAATTGGTGGTCCTTATGGATTTAGCGATGAAATATACCAAAAGGCCCAGGGCAAACTAAGTTTGTCCAAAATGACATTCTCCCATCAAATGGTTCGCTTGTTCATTGTAGAACAAATCTATAGGGCTTTTACTATTTTAAAGAACGAACCCTATCACCATCAATAAATTGTTGGGGATAGGGTTCTTAAAGTTTATCCAATAAGTTCCTCTCGAAAGAATTGTCTAATACAGGACCCTGAATTTAATGGTATTCTCTATTTTCTTAAGTGCTTTTATTACTTCTTTGTTATACTCCTTATCCAAATCTGAGATCACATAACCTACTTCATTATCCGTAGATAGGTACTGACCGGTAATGTTCATTTCATATCTGGCCAAGACTTCATTAATTTTAGCCATGATACCTGGAACGTTCTTATGGATATGCAGGAATCTATGGGCATTGTTTTGTTTTGGCAATCTAATATTTGGGAAATTCACAGCATCTACCGTATTCCCAGAGTTGATATAGTCCATGATTTTATTGGGAACAAAATCTGCAATATCGCGCTGGGCTTCTTCTGTACTACCTCCCACGTGTGGCGTTAAGATCACATTGGGGATACCTTGTAACTCCGTGATAAAATCTCCATTGGATCTAGGCTCTTCCGGATAAACATCAATTGCAGCACCACCTAGTTTCCCACTTTTGAGACCATTGACCAATGCTGGGATATCTACTACAAACCCACGGGCAAGGTTGATGAGCATTGCACCGTCCTTCATTTGATTGATCTCCCTCTCCCCTATAAAATTGTTATTTGCCTTATTATCATCAATATGAAGGGTTACCACATCCGAAACATTCAACAAATCCTCCAATGAATTGCACCTTATTGCATTTCCTAGGGCCAATTGATCTGCTACATCATAGTAATAGACCCGCATTCCAATGGCCTCGGCCAAGACGGACAATTGCTTTCCAATGTTCCCATATCCCACGATACCTAAATTCTTACCCCTGACTTCACGGGAATTGGCAGCGGTTTTGTTCCATTGGCCCTGATGAATTTCCATACTTCTTGGAAAAACACTTCTCATCAGCATAATGATTTGTCCTATGGCCAATTCCACCACCGATCGTGTATTGCTATAAGGGGCATTGAATACCACCACGCCCTTGCGTCTACAATTGTCTAGATCTATCTGGGTGGTTCCTATACAAAAGGCACCCACAACCAACAATTTATCGGCAGCGTCCAATACTTTTTTGGTTACCTGGGTTTTGGATCGTATTCCCAAAACATGTACTCCTTTAATTTTTTCGATCAGTTCTTCTTCTGAAAGACTGCTCTTCACTAATTCGACCGTAAATCCTTCATTTGAAAGATTTTCAAATGCAGCTTGATGGACATTTTCCAATAATAGAATCTTGATTCTATTTTTAGGATAGGATATTTTTCTTGGTAAATCGTTCACAAATAAAAATTCATCTAGGTTAGGTGTAACGTGATCGGCCTTTCTTGTCGCCTTTTCACGGGATACATTTTCTGTATATGCGAAAAACTTATCGGCTATTCCGGCCTCTCGCATTACGTAATCGCTGTATCCATCTCCGATTACTTGTACTTCCCCTTCTAATTTTAAGCTTCTTAGGCATTCTATCTTACCGTTGTGGGATGCCAACACATTGGCTTCATCAAAACCGATAATAAACCCTTCGGCATCAAATTTAAAGGTATTTGCATATACCCTGCTGGAAGGAATATCATATTCTTCCACAATGGGATCTATAAATTCTTTGAACCCGCATGAAATTACATAAATATCTTCAGAATAATTCTGAAAGAAATCTTTATTGGATTCTATGGATTTGGAAATTTTTTGACGGAGTTCAGAAACCAAAGGCTCCAAGTCGTCCTTATGGGCGTTCAATAATTTAATACGGCGCTCTAAAGACTCTGTAAAGGAGATATCGCCGTCGATGCCCAGATTGGTAATCTTCTGGATCTCATTAATGATCTCATTTTTATTGGATTTGTCTTTCAGCGTTATTTCAGCCAAGACATCCAAAGCCTCTACCCGCGTAAGTGTACTGTCAAAATCGAATACGTATTTCCTGCCCACTTCTACCATTGTTGTCTAAAATTTGAGCCGTAAAAGTAAAAATTAAATTTCTTCAATTTATCTATTTTCGGTTAAAAAGGATTTCACGTCAGCATTCTCACAAAATTGCTGCTAATATCATTTTATATCACATTAAAATTTATGAAATTCCTATTTCAAGATATTGAACAGCTCGGTATTACCTATTATTAAAGGTCAATAAAAAAAACAGAATCTTGTTCTATAAATTGGATTAAAGGCCACTTTGCAAACTTATAAATACGAAGCCGGTAAGAATAGCGATTCCAAAACTCAATAATGTCCCGATCAAAATATACTCCGTGAGCTTCCTGTTGTTGCTTTCCTTTAGGTCATTAAATCTAAAAACCGATTTGGCAGTGATCAACAATCCAATGACTTCCCATCTTCCAATGATGATAAAGAGCAAAACAAACAATCGTTCTATGATACCAATATATTTTCCTGCATTGGGAAGTGACTTATGATCTATTTGTATTTGATCTGAAAATCCTTCCAGCAGCTTGCCCATGACAACGGCAGCGGGATAGGTTACAAATACCACAGCGGTGATCAATGCCCAATTTATATGGCGCAACAGGACAACTGTATGCTCCACTAGGTTGCTGTTATAGGCACATATGTAGAGTACTATTAAATGAAATGCCTGATCTGTAAAAAAAAGAACGCTTTTTTTCTTTATCCAATTACTGGCATAGAGTTTTAATAGATCTATCACAAAATGGGACACACTGATGACCAATGCCAATTTCCAATAGCCTATGTCCCACAACAAAAGGACTATAAGAAGAAAATGTACAAGGGTATGCAAATAAAGGTATTTGGATTTTACCTTATTCGCTTCTTTGTGTATAACCCACTTGGTGGGTTGCAACATGAAATCCCCAATTAAATGGGCCAATAGCAGCTTAATAAATAATGTCATATTTTAAGTTCGTTAATAGTAGTATCGTAAAAATTGAGCACCTCTAAAACTAGCTCTGCTTTGGCCCTCTTAAATCGCTGACTAACTGCAGATTGTTTTATCTTTAGCACATCGGCTAATTCTTGTTGTGAACTATCAGGATTTTGAAGGGACAGGGCCACAATTTCAGCAGAAACGACGGACCAATGGTCCATAAATTCCAAAGCCAGTTTAAAAACTAGATTGAGCGTGTTGTCCTTTTTTTTATCGGAAGTAGCTATGGCCAAATTCAACTTTTGCTCTTTAAGGGTTTCAAAGGTTCTGCCCGATAATTGATAGGCCGGTCCATTGGATTCACTGATCCCTTCCCCACTATAGCTCTCTTCGCCTATGCCTATGGCCATCCGGACGTCCAACCCCTTGAACTGCTTTATCAGCGATTTTATTTCTATCGCTACTTTTAACGCGGCATCTGGATCCACCTTTAACTGAAATTCGTCACCCCTGTAAATATCCCAATCCTTTGGGGTCGTTCCCAAGGTGGATAAATAGGCTTTTAGTCCCACCAACCAATCCGAAACCTGATATGTTTCAGAATTTATAATATCACCTGTTATAATTGCAATCATGTTTATAAGCTATTAAGCTAATATATGACAATATAAGTAAATATGCTAATATTTTTAAGTATAAGACAATAAACTGATAATCAGAACCATCTTCTTACCTGAATGCAGTACTGCTGATACTCCTTTCCAAAGAGTTTTACCAATGCTTTTTCTTCAGGTTTGATCTGAAAAGCATTCATATAGGAAACAAATCCTGCAGCCAATAAGGTGTTAAAAACATTACCCAACCATAGGCCAAATGCCAACAAGAGCAACAAAAGAGCTAAATACATTGGATTCCTAGATATCTTATAAACCCCATTGGTAACCAAACGTGAACTCTTTGATGGTGCCAATGGATCAATAGTTGTTTTTGCCTTCACAAACTGGAGCAAAGAGATGCCACCTATCGACATGCCCAAAACCAACAAAAACCTCATTAACCAAAGCCGTCCAAAAAAATCGAACTCTCCTACAGGCAATAACACGTCCAAAGCATACATTAAACCACCAAAAATGAAAAACACAAGTGCAGGGGGCAATTTTAATTTCATAGCAAAAATCTATTAGGATTTAAATTTAGTAATTTTGACCGAGCATTACTTAAAGCAAGACAATACTCTTTGTACCTTCGCAATAAACCATAGCTATGGAACTGGTATTTGCCACTCATAACAAAAATAAATTCAAAGAAGTGCAATTACTTCTGCCCAAGCACATCACCTTACGGTCGTTGGATGACATCGGCTGTAACGATGAAATTCCTGAAACCGCAGACACCATAGAAGGCAATGCCATCATCAAAGCAAATTATGTCACCGATAATTATGGCTACGCCTGTTTTGCAGATGATACCGGACTTATGGTAGATGCACTCGACGGAGCTCCTGGGGTATATTCTGCAAGGTATGCCGGGACAAATAAGAGTTCTGAGGATAACATGGACAAGCTCTTGGCGGAAATGGAAGGGCAGACCAACAGGGATGCACGCTTCAAAACCACCATCGCACTGCACCTGGAAAGGCAAAAGGTATTGTTCAATGGAATCGTATTGGGCGAAATAACCACGAAAAAAAGTGGTAAAGGGGGTTTCGGTTATGATCCCATCTTTAGGCCAAAAGGATATGACAAGACATTTGCCGAACTCTCTATTTCTGTGAAGAACGAAATAAGCCATAGAGGCAAAGCCATGAAACAATTAATAGATTATTTAAAAAATCTGAAATAATAATAAGGCTACAAGCCTTTTTGGACCTTATTCAAAGGAAAACCCTTTAAATTTATCTTCAATACCCCTTTAAAAGACGCGTATCTGCTGGGTTTCAAAGTATTGCACAATTATAGTCGATATGTCAAATATTAACAGTACTTTTGCGCCTTGAAATAACGCCGCTGGTATAGCATGTGTTGCGCTGAGTATAATAGGTTATAAAGAATAATCGCTCTATGCAACATTCATATTTGCGATTAAGATTAACATATTATGACAAAGTTTGAAGCACTGGGACTAGACAAGTCCCTACTTGATGCTATTTCTGATTTAGGATTTGAAACCCCATCGGAAGTACAAGAAATGGCAATTCCAATCTTATTGGAAGACGACACGGATTTGGTAGCTTTGGCCCAAACCGGTACAGGTAAAACCGCAGCTTTTGGTTTTCCACTTATCCAAAAAATAGATAAAGACAGTAGAACAACTCAAGGATTGATCCTCTCTCCTACGAGGGAATTATGTTTGCAGATCACCAATGAACTTCAATTGTATTCCAAATACGAAAGAAGCATTAATGTTGTTGCCATTTATGGTGGTGCCAGCATTACCGATCAGGCAAGACAGATTAAAAGAGGGGCCCAAATTATTGTTGCTACTCCAGGTCGTATGAAGGATATGATCGGTCGTGGAATGGTAGACATTTCAAAAATCGACTATTGTGTTTTAGATGAGGCCGATGAAATGTTGAACATGGGCTTTATGGAGGATATTAAGGATATCCTTTCAAATACCCCAAAGGAAAAAAACACATGGTTATTCTCCGCAACAATGCCCAGAGAAGTGGCAACTATTGCGAAGAAATTTATGAATAACCCTCAGGAAATTACAGTGGGGACCAAAAATTCAGGCGCAACAACCGTACAGCACGAATATTATGTAGCTGGCGGAAGGGATCGTTACCCTGTCCTAAAAAGATTGGCTGATACCAATCCTGATATTTTCTCCGTAATTTTTTGTAGAACCAAAAGGGATACGCAAAGAGTTGCCGAAAAATTGATTGAAGATGGATACAATGCAGGTGCACTTCACGGAGATTTGAGCCAGAACCAACGAGATTTGGTAATGAACTCGTTCCGTAAAAAACAAATTCAAATGTTGGTGGCCACAGATGTTGCCGCTAGGGGAATAGATGTTGATGATATCACCCACGTGATCAACTACCAACTGCCTGATGAAATTGAAACCTATACACACCGTAGTGGTCGTACTGGTAGAGCAGGAAAGTCCGGTATTTCAATGGTGATCATAACCCGTAGCGAATTGCGCAAGATAAAGGCTATTGAAAATAAGCTAAATCAGAAGTTCATCTCCAAAAAAATCCCAACGGGAATGGAGATTTGCGAAATTCAGTTGTACCATTTGGCCAACAAAATAAAGGACACTTCTATCAATGAAGAAGTTGAAAGCTATTTACCTGCAATCAATGACGTTTTCAAGGGAATTGACCGCGAAGAATTGATCA encodes the following:
- the rlmH gene encoding 23S rRNA (pseudouridine(1915)-N(3))-methyltransferase RlmH encodes the protein MTIKLLAIGKTDSTHLQELIAEYEQRLKHYIKFELDIVPDIKNVKNLSEVQQKEKEGEAILKRLQPTDVLVLLDEQGKQHTSIEFSSYLQKKMNAGIKRMVIVIGGPYGFSDEIYQKAQGKLSLSKMTFSHQMVRLFIVEQIYRAFTILKNEPYHHQ
- the nadC gene encoding carboxylating nicotinate-nucleotide diphosphorylase gives rise to the protein MISEAQFQHEIDLIISNAIREDVGDGDHSSLACIPSTAKGKAKLLVKDEGIIAGVEFAKKVFQYVDKEMKVETFISDGERVKYGDIVFNVNGSSQSILKAERLVLNAMQRMSAIATKTNFFVKLLEGTTTKILDTRKTTPGLRAAEKWAVKIGGGENHRFALYDMIMLKDNHIDFAGGITHAINKTKQYLTDTNRELKIIVEARDLNEVSEILAAGGVYRILLDNFNFEDTKKAVHLIGDSCLTESSGGINEKTIRRYAECGVDFISSGALTHSVYNMDLSLKAL
- the serA gene encoding phosphoglycerate dehydrogenase → MVEVGRKYVFDFDSTLTRVEALDVLAEITLKDKSNKNEIINEIQKITNLGIDGDISFTESLERRIKLLNAHKDDLEPLVSELRQKISKSIESNKDFFQNYSEDIYVISCGFKEFIDPIVEEYDIPSSRVYANTFKFDAEGFIIGFDEANVLASHNGKIECLRSLKLEGEVQVIGDGYSDYVMREAGIADKFFAYTENVSREKATRKADHVTPNLDEFLFVNDLPRKISYPKNRIKILLLENVHQAAFENLSNEGFTVELVKSSLSEEELIEKIKGVHVLGIRSKTQVTKKVLDAADKLLVVGAFCIGTTQIDLDNCRRKGVVVFNAPYSNTRSVVELAIGQIIMLMRSVFPRSMEIHQGQWNKTAANSREVRGKNLGIVGYGNIGKQLSVLAEAIGMRVYYYDVADQLALGNAIRCNSLEDLLNVSDVVTLHIDDNKANNNFIGEREINQMKDGAMLINLARGFVVDIPALVNGLKSGKLGGAAIDVYPEEPRSNGDFITELQGIPNVILTPHVGGSTEEAQRDIADFVPNKIMDYINSGNTVDAVNFPNIRLPKQNNAHRFLHIHKNVPGIMAKINEVLARYEMNITGQYLSTDNEVGYVISDLDKEYNKEVIKALKKIENTIKFRVLY
- a CDS encoding non-canonical purine NTP diphosphatase; translation: MELVFATHNKNKFKEVQLLLPKHITLRSLDDIGCNDEIPETADTIEGNAIIKANYVTDNYGYACFADDTGLMVDALDGAPGVYSARYAGTNKSSEDNMDKLLAEMEGQTNRDARFKTTIALHLERQKVLFNGIVLGEITTKKSGKGGFGYDPIFRPKGYDKTFAELSISVKNEISHRGKAMKQLIDYLKNLK
- a CDS encoding SatD family protein encodes the protein MIAIITGDIINSETYQVSDWLVGLKAYLSTLGTTPKDWDIYRGDEFQLKVDPDAALKVAIEIKSLIKQFKGLDVRMAIGIGEESYSGEGISESNGPAYQLSGRTFETLKEQKLNLAIATSDKKKDNTLNLVFKLALEFMDHWSVVSAEIVALSLQNPDSSQQELADVLKIKQSAVSQRFKRAKAELVLEVLNFYDTTINELKI
- a CDS encoding DEAD/DEAH box helicase — encoded protein: MTKFEALGLDKSLLDAISDLGFETPSEVQEMAIPILLEDDTDLVALAQTGTGKTAAFGFPLIQKIDKDSRTTQGLILSPTRELCLQITNELQLYSKYERSINVVAIYGGASITDQARQIKRGAQIIVATPGRMKDMIGRGMVDISKIDYCVLDEADEMLNMGFMEDIKDILSNTPKEKNTWLFSATMPREVATIAKKFMNNPQEITVGTKNSGATTVQHEYYVAGGRDRYPVLKRLADTNPDIFSVIFCRTKRDTQRVAEKLIEDGYNAGALHGDLSQNQRDLVMNSFRKKQIQMLVATDVAARGIDVDDITHVINYQLPDEIETYTHRSGRTGRAGKSGISMVIITRSELRKIKAIENKLNQKFISKKIPTGMEICEIQLYHLANKIKDTSINEEVESYLPAINDVFKGIDREELIKKIISVEFTRFFNYYNKTKDLNTSDGGDRRNDSDRPAQIPSDGSVRYFINVGEKDDYDWMSLKDFLRDTLNVGQDDIYKVDVKESFSFFNTDASVTELILKTFTDFKLDGRFINVEISKNPGGGGGGSRSGGRRSGGKRSESFGGRRSGGGDSDRGGRRSGGKGRERSASDSRKKDSGRKSSKKKNGFF
- a CDS encoding methyltransferase family protein, with the protein product MKLKLPPALVFFIFGGLMYALDVLLPVGEFDFFGRLWLMRFLLVLGMSIGGISLLQFVKAKTTIDPLAPSKSSRLVTNGVYKISRNPMYLALLLLLLAFGLWLGNVFNTLLAAGFVSYMNAFQIKPEEKALVKLFGKEYQQYCIQVRRWF
- a CDS encoding DUF3307 domain-containing protein, producing MTLFIKLLLAHLIGDFMLQPTKWVIHKEANKVKSKYLYLHTLVHFLLIVLLLWDIGYWKLALVISVSHFVIDLLKLYASNWIKKKSVLFFTDQAFHLIVLYICAYNSNLVEHTVVLLRHINWALITAVVFVTYPAAVVMGKLLEGFSDQIQIDHKSLPNAGKYIGIIERLFVLLFIIIGRWEVIGLLITAKSVFRFNDLKESNNRKLTEYILIGTLLSFGIAILTGFVFISLQSGL
- a CDS encoding YihY/virulence factor BrkB family protein — translated: MSEEIERKLSKIPVINRMVALFKQIKLPAFEGLSFYDLVEMYFLGIIRGALSTRASSISFSLFMALFPLLIFLVTLVPFIIPLVSVGENDFDMQLLVFLESFLPTATGDYFSEIYQQIKDQKQGGLLSSAFLISIFLMANGVNAIFDGFENSYHVNLTRSFFRSYAYALMVGVILSVMLIVGAVVFIYFEFYILDYFGNMAARSRGYEIDKGDIFLVEVGKILFFTLLTYLTTAILYYFGTAEGKEAKFFSAGALMTTLLFLMTSYLFGVYVEKISRYNELYGALGGLLILMVFIWLNSNILLLGFELNATLNYLRKKMNTDGESV